A genomic stretch from Telopea speciosissima isolate NSW1024214 ecotype Mountain lineage chromosome 7, Tspe_v1, whole genome shotgun sequence includes:
- the LOC122669753 gene encoding uncharacterized protein LOC122669753 gives MAEPKPERIDSLSEKNVKAPNPIQRAKEEIEAIVHTKKRSPHHHKETHGKSDDIDENTPISEVKGPSVFQRAKEEIEAIVDAVHPKKESDHHSSTSKKEGGFWASLGRSFEKFCCPWSKKMN, from the exons ATGGCGGAACCAAAACCAGAGCGAATTGACTCCTTGTCGG AGAAAAATGTAAAAGCACCCAATCCAATCCAAAGAGCAAAGGAAGAGATTGAAGCAATCGTGCATACTAAAAAGAGATCACCGCACCATCACAAGGAAACTCATGGTAAAAGTGATGACATTGATGAGAACACCCCAATAAGTGAAGTCAAAGGTCCAAGTGTATTTCAACGGGCTAAGGAAGAGATCGAGGCCATCGTAGATGCTGTTCACCCAAAGAAAGAATCTGATCACCACAGTAGTACCTCGAAGAAGGAAGGTGGATTCTGGGCATCCTTGGGAAGAAGCTTTGAGAAATTCTGCTGTCCATGGAGTaagaaaatgaattaa